One Pseudomonas sp. FP1742 genomic window carries:
- the dut gene encoding dUTP diphosphatase, which produces MHALQAKILDPRIGSEFPLPQYATPGSAGLDLRAMLEKDTIIKPGETLLIPTGLSVYIGDPGLAALILPRSGLGHKHGIVLGNLVGLIDSDYQGPLMVSCWNRGQTDFNIVVGERLAQLVLVPVVQAHFEMVEEFVETQRGTGGFGHSGSH; this is translated from the coding sequence ATGCACGCTTTGCAAGCCAAGATCCTCGACCCACGCATCGGCAGCGAATTTCCGCTGCCGCAGTACGCCACGCCCGGCTCCGCCGGCCTCGACCTGCGCGCCATGCTGGAAAAAGACACCATCATCAAGCCGGGCGAAACCCTGCTGATCCCTACCGGCCTGTCGGTATACATCGGCGACCCGGGCCTGGCGGCCTTGATTCTGCCGCGCTCAGGCCTGGGCCATAAACACGGCATCGTGCTCGGCAACCTGGTCGGCCTGATCGACTCCGATTACCAGGGCCCGCTGATGGTGTCGTGCTGGAACCGTGGCCAGACCGATTTCAACATCGTTGTCGGCGAACGCCTGGCCCAATTGGTGCTGGTGCCGGTGGTTCAAGCGCATTTTGAAATGGTCGAAGAGTTCGTCGAAACCCAGCGCGGCACCGGCGGGTTCGGCCACTCCGGCAGCCACTGA
- the coaBC gene encoding bifunctional phosphopantothenoylcysteine decarboxylase/phosphopantothenate--cysteine ligase CoaBC, which yields MQRLYRKRIVLGVGGGIAAYKSAELVRRLIDQGAEVRVVMTRGGSEFITPLTMQALSGHPVHLDLLDPAAEAAMGHIELAKWADLVLIAPATADLIARLAQGIADDLLTTLVLATDAIVAVAPAMNQAMWRDPATQANLQTLESRDLKVFGPASGSQACGDVGMGRMLEATDLALCAADCFQRLALTGKHVLITAGPTQENIDPVRYITNHSSGKMGFALAEAAVEAGARVTLITGPVHLPTPDRVTRIDVVSARDMLAACEAAIPCDLFIASAAVADYRPEVVAPQKLKKDPTSGDGLLLQMVRNPDILATIATRPDRPFSVGFAAETEHLLDYAARKLKDKNLDLIVANDVANPSIGFNSEENACSVIDRELHATIFAQTSKGKIARQLITFIAERLNQV from the coding sequence ATGCAGCGGCTGTATCGGAAACGCATCGTTCTGGGCGTCGGCGGCGGCATTGCTGCCTACAAGAGCGCCGAGCTGGTTCGCCGCCTGATCGACCAGGGCGCCGAAGTGCGCGTGGTCATGACCCGTGGCGGCAGCGAATTCATTACCCCGCTGACCATGCAGGCCCTGTCCGGGCACCCGGTCCACCTGGACCTGCTGGACCCGGCGGCCGAAGCCGCCATGGGCCACATCGAACTGGCCAAATGGGCCGACCTGGTATTGATCGCCCCCGCCACCGCGGACCTGATCGCTCGCCTGGCCCAAGGCATTGCCGACGACCTGCTGACCACGCTGGTGCTGGCCACCGACGCAATCGTCGCCGTGGCGCCGGCGATGAATCAGGCCATGTGGCGCGACCCGGCGACCCAGGCCAACCTGCAGACCCTCGAAAGTCGCGACCTCAAAGTCTTCGGCCCGGCCTCCGGCAGCCAGGCCTGCGGCGATGTCGGCATGGGCCGCATGCTCGAAGCCACCGACCTCGCCCTGTGCGCGGCAGACTGCTTCCAGCGTCTGGCGCTGACCGGCAAACATGTGCTGATCACCGCTGGTCCGACCCAGGAAAACATCGACCCGGTGCGCTACATCACCAACCACAGCTCCGGCAAAATGGGCTTTGCCCTGGCCGAAGCCGCGGTAGAAGCCGGCGCCCGCGTGACCCTGATCACCGGCCCCGTGCACCTGCCGACCCCGGATCGCGTCACGCGCATCGACGTGGTCAGCGCCCGCGACATGCTCGCCGCTTGTGAAGCCGCGATTCCTTGCGACCTGTTTATCGCCTCGGCAGCGGTCGCGGACTACCGCCCGGAAGTCGTGGCCCCACAGAAACTCAAGAAAGACCCTACAAGCGGCGACGGCTTGTTGCTACAGATGGTGCGCAACCCAGACATCCTGGCCACCATCGCCACCCGTCCCGACCGTCCGTTCAGTGTCGGCTTTGCCGCCGAAACCGAACACCTGCTCGACTACGCTGCCCGCAAGTTGAAAGACAAGAACCTCGATCTGATCGTCGCCAACGACGTCGCCAACCCGAGTATTGGCTTCAACAGCGAAGAAAACGCCTGCAGCGTGATCGACCGGGAATTGCACGCCACTATTTTTGCCCAGACCAGCAAAGGCAAGATTGCCCGCCAGCTGATCACTTTTATCGCCGAACGTCTGAACCAGGTTTAA